Below is a genomic region from Methanobrevibacter sp..
TGATCTCTTATTTCATTAGCCATTAATTGAGTAATGATAATAATTGAAATTTCATCATCTAAAAATTTATCAAAAGCTGCGATAGCTTCTTCAGAAGTGTTGACAACTTCTGCCTGTTTGACACCACCTAATCTAAATCCTGAAACAGTGTCAATATCTCCTATAATTGCGACTGAACTCATATTAACATCTCCATGATTTTAGAATTAGGGAAGTCTGCTTCTCTTTTTGCTCTTGCAATAATTTTTAAATTTTTAATTTCATTTTCTTTTTGACTTAAATAACCAATAATTGGACCAATACCTAATGGTTTTTTAGAAGCTAAAGATTTTGAATATTCAGAAGA
It encodes:
- a CDS encoding V-type ATP synthase subunit F, with amino-acid sequence MSSVAIIGDIDTVSGFRLGGVKQAEVVNTSEEAIAAFDKFLDDEISIIIITQLMANEIRDHINRKIGSSVLPMIIEIPDKDGSSEGSSDQINDLIKRVIGVEMVK